In the Micromonospora narathiwatensis genome, one interval contains:
- a CDS encoding gamma-glutamyl-gamma-aminobutyrate hydrolase family protein, with amino-acid sequence MSRPLIGVTAYVEPADWAVWRDVPAALVPQAYVRAVTAAGGRAVVLPPDDTDADVLRVLDGLLLAGGADVGPERYAQPPDPRTESRPDRDAGELALLTAALAVDLPVLGVCRGMQLLAVAHGGALHQHLPDVVGHDGHRPAPGVYGAHPVRFTPGSLAGTVLAGVDRVNSYHHQGVADPGSLTATGWADDGVVEAVEDPGRRFLLGVQWHPENDPDPRPITALVRAAGRSTRPRPPVGSG; translated from the coding sequence GTGAGTCGGCCGCTGATCGGGGTCACCGCGTACGTCGAGCCGGCCGACTGGGCGGTGTGGCGGGACGTCCCGGCGGCGCTGGTGCCACAGGCGTACGTCCGGGCGGTGACCGCCGCCGGCGGCCGGGCCGTGGTGCTGCCCCCGGACGACACGGACGCGGACGTGCTGCGGGTCCTCGACGGGTTGCTGCTGGCCGGCGGCGCGGACGTCGGCCCGGAGCGGTACGCCCAGCCGCCCGACCCGCGCACCGAGAGCCGGCCGGACCGGGACGCCGGTGAGCTGGCCCTGCTGACCGCCGCGCTCGCCGTCGACCTGCCGGTGCTCGGCGTGTGCCGAGGGATGCAGCTCCTCGCGGTCGCGCACGGCGGCGCGCTGCACCAGCACCTGCCGGACGTGGTCGGCCACGACGGGCACCGGCCGGCCCCGGGGGTGTACGGCGCCCACCCGGTCCGGTTCACCCCGGGCAGCCTGGCCGGGACCGTGCTGGCCGGGGTGGACCGGGTCAACTCGTACCACCATCAGGGGGTGGCCGACCCGGGGAGCCTGACCGCCACCGGCTGGGCCGACGACGGCGTGGTGGAGGCGGTCGAGGACCCGGGGCGCCGTTTCCTGCTCGGGGTGCAGTGGCATCCGGAGAACGACCCGGATCCCCGTCCGATCACGGCACTGGTCCGGGCCGCCGGCCGGTCGACTCGCCCCCGGCCGCCGGTTGGATCAGGATGA
- a CDS encoding SpoIIE family protein phosphatase — protein MGSAQGGEGDGHPSSGTGAAALPPLLAAAFAAGGEMGERLGGFDWSGTPLGTPDTWPPALCHAVSTMLSSRAQIVMFWGEDHHAFYNDAYRPTIGDKHPAVLGQPAREYWRETWEVLGPLLDGVRRSGEPYRGENHPFLLNRHGFLEDVYFDVSYDPIREADGSVNGVICFVNETTGRVLGERRLSALAELGNELADVRSVRELGRAAARVLDAHRADVPFSAVWLYDEDDTPALAGWTGADPGALAGGPPPPGAGESVAHPRWVSVADLLGEVPPNAAERALVLPLTAPNEPAGVLLLGIARRLALTDDYRDFLDLVAAQISRAVGKQRAYEQERARAAELAALDRAKTNFFANVSHEFRTPLTLILGPLEDLLADPGLPPAYAERLAVPHRNALRLLKLVNTVLDFSQLESGRLTARYQATDLADYTSRLASTFRSVAERAGLRLVVDCPPLPAPVHVDPDMWEKIVLNLVSNAVKFTFGGEIRVELRPGDGVAVLAVTDTGVGIPPEELPHVFERFHRVPGVRSRTYEGSGIGLALVRELVEMHGGTIEARSVVDRGTTFAVALPFGHGHLPADRVTGAATPPGEPEQAHLYAAETARWTDEVMPPDVLPEPVGGPAGAGRILLADDNADLREHVSRLLAPAYEVVAVPDGVAALRLAVERPFDLVLTDVMMPWLDGFGLVTALRANPATRHVPIVLLSARAGSAEEVAGLSVGADDYLTKPFSSQELIARVRANVELGQLRGQTIRRLRALADAAVAINTARSTAEVVRAAARHALSLVEAARVVVTATGARHEADGGGTAFAEPSAVLALTGTTGEQLGELRVWYREGGGTEQAALTELARLVGVRLENAQLYEAEHRIATTLQHSLLPRTLPQLPGAVVASRYLPGSADVEVGGDWYDVIGTRDDELVLVIGDVVGKGVRAAAAMGQLRNALRAYVLEGFDPGQALTRLNHLVGSTEGGSFATVVCLRFAPRTGRLWYASAGHPSPLLIRGDDVSFLHDRALGPPIGAIPQTRYRTVEGELAPGARLLLYTDGLIEDRRLGIDAGLGQLRLDATAPGGHVADLVDAVVERVVERTRHDDVAVLALEAAEVNRFALRLPADPTRLGVLRKRLEDFLVAHRVGEHDRFDLTVAISEAAANAIEHPVEPIEPVIDVGVTIEGGTVTATVRDSGRWRESTGSGFRGRGLGLIRALGELTVTRTDEGTEVALRRRLAG, from the coding sequence ATGGGCTCGGCCCAGGGGGGCGAGGGGGACGGCCACCCGTCCTCGGGGACCGGTGCGGCGGCGCTGCCACCGCTGCTGGCCGCGGCGTTCGCGGCCGGCGGTGAGATGGGGGAGCGGCTGGGCGGCTTCGACTGGTCCGGCACCCCGCTGGGCACCCCGGACACCTGGCCGCCCGCCCTCTGCCACGCGGTGAGCACGATGCTCTCGTCCCGGGCCCAGATCGTGATGTTCTGGGGCGAGGATCATCACGCCTTCTACAACGACGCCTACCGGCCGACCATCGGCGACAAGCATCCGGCGGTGCTCGGGCAGCCGGCCCGCGAGTACTGGCGGGAGACCTGGGAGGTGCTCGGGCCGCTCCTCGACGGGGTCCGCCGCAGCGGCGAGCCGTACCGTGGCGAGAATCACCCGTTCCTGCTCAACCGGCACGGCTTCCTGGAGGACGTCTACTTCGACGTCTCGTACGACCCGATCCGCGAGGCCGACGGCAGCGTCAACGGCGTCATCTGCTTCGTCAACGAGACCACCGGCCGGGTGCTCGGCGAACGCCGGTTGAGCGCCCTGGCCGAGCTGGGCAACGAGCTGGCCGACGTGCGGAGCGTACGGGAGCTGGGCCGGGCCGCCGCCCGGGTGCTCGACGCGCACCGGGCGGACGTGCCGTTCAGCGCCGTCTGGCTGTACGACGAGGACGACACCCCCGCCCTGGCCGGCTGGACCGGGGCGGATCCGGGCGCGCTCGCGGGTGGGCCGCCGCCGCCCGGCGCGGGGGAGAGCGTGGCGCATCCGCGCTGGGTGTCCGTCGCCGACCTGCTCGGCGAGGTGCCGCCGAACGCCGCCGAGCGCGCCCTGGTACTGCCGTTGACGGCCCCCAACGAGCCGGCCGGCGTGCTGCTGCTCGGGATCGCCCGCCGGCTCGCCCTGACCGACGACTACCGCGACTTCCTCGACCTCGTCGCGGCCCAGATCTCCCGGGCGGTCGGCAAGCAGCGGGCGTACGAGCAGGAGCGCGCCCGGGCCGCCGAGCTGGCCGCGCTGGACCGGGCCAAGACCAACTTCTTCGCCAACGTCAGCCACGAGTTCCGTACCCCGCTCACCCTGATCCTCGGTCCGCTGGAGGACCTGCTCGCCGACCCGGGGCTGCCGCCGGCGTACGCCGAGCGGCTGGCCGTGCCGCACCGCAACGCGCTGCGGCTGCTCAAGCTGGTCAACACCGTGCTCGACTTCTCCCAGCTGGAGTCCGGCCGGCTCACCGCCCGCTACCAGGCCACCGATCTGGCCGACTACACCTCCCGGCTGGCCAGCACCTTCCGCTCGGTCGCCGAGCGGGCCGGGTTGCGGCTGGTGGTCGACTGCCCGCCGCTGCCCGCGCCGGTCCACGTCGACCCGGACATGTGGGAGAAGATCGTCCTGAACCTGGTGTCGAACGCGGTCAAGTTCACCTTCGGCGGCGAGATCCGGGTCGAGCTCCGCCCCGGCGACGGCGTCGCCGTGCTGGCGGTGACCGACACCGGCGTCGGGATCCCGCCGGAGGAGCTGCCGCACGTCTTCGAGCGGTTCCACCGGGTGCCGGGCGTCCGCTCCCGCACCTACGAGGGCAGTGGCATCGGCCTGGCCCTGGTCCGCGAGCTGGTCGAGATGCACGGCGGCACGATCGAGGCGCGCAGCGTGGTCGACCGGGGCACCACCTTCGCGGTGGCGCTCCCGTTCGGGCACGGGCACCTGCCCGCCGACCGGGTGACCGGCGCGGCGACGCCGCCGGGCGAGCCCGAGCAGGCCCACCTGTACGCCGCCGAGACGGCGCGCTGGACCGACGAGGTGATGCCGCCGGACGTCCTGCCGGAGCCGGTCGGCGGACCGGCCGGGGCGGGCCGGATCCTGCTCGCCGACGACAACGCCGACCTGCGCGAGCACGTCAGCCGGCTGCTCGCCCCCGCGTACGAGGTGGTCGCGGTGCCGGACGGCGTGGCGGCGCTGCGGCTGGCCGTCGAGCGCCCGTTCGACCTGGTGCTGACCGACGTGATGATGCCCTGGCTGGACGGATTCGGGCTGGTCACCGCCCTGCGGGCGAACCCGGCCACCCGGCACGTGCCGATCGTGCTGCTCTCCGCCCGGGCCGGCTCGGCGGAGGAGGTCGCCGGGCTCTCCGTCGGTGCCGACGACTACCTGACGAAGCCCTTCTCCAGCCAGGAGCTGATCGCCCGGGTCCGGGCCAACGTCGAGCTGGGGCAACTGCGCGGGCAGACCATCCGCCGGCTGCGGGCCCTCGCCGACGCGGCCGTGGCGATCAACACGGCCCGTTCCACGGCCGAGGTGGTGCGGGCCGCCGCCCGGCACGCGCTCAGCCTCGTCGAGGCGGCCCGGGTGGTGGTCACCGCCACCGGCGCCCGCCACGAGGCGGACGGCGGCGGCACGGCGTTCGCCGAACCGTCGGCGGTGCTGGCGCTGACCGGCACCACCGGCGAGCAGCTCGGCGAGCTGCGGGTCTGGTACCGCGAGGGCGGCGGCACCGAGCAGGCGGCGCTGACCGAGCTGGCCCGGCTGGTCGGCGTACGGCTGGAGAACGCCCAGCTCTACGAGGCCGAGCACCGCATCGCCACCACCCTCCAGCACAGCCTGCTGCCGCGTACGCTGCCGCAACTGCCCGGCGCGGTGGTGGCCAGCCGTTACCTGCCCGGCAGCGCCGACGTCGAGGTCGGTGGCGACTGGTACGACGTGATCGGCACCCGCGACGACGAGCTGGTGCTGGTCATCGGCGACGTGGTCGGCAAGGGGGTCCGGGCGGCCGCCGCGATGGGCCAGCTCCGCAACGCGCTGCGGGCGTACGTGTTGGAGGGCTTCGACCCGGGCCAGGCGCTGACCCGGCTCAACCACCTGGTCGGCTCCACCGAGGGCGGTTCCTTCGCCACGGTGGTCTGCCTCCGGTTCGCGCCCCGCACCGGCCGGCTGTGGTACGCCAGCGCGGGTCATCCCTCGCCGTTGCTGATCCGCGGTGACGACGTGTCGTTCCTGCACGACCGGGCGCTCGGACCGCCGATCGGGGCGATCCCGCAGACCCGGTACCGGACCGTCGAGGGCGAGCTGGCTCCCGGCGCCCGGCTGCTGCTCTACACCGACGGGCTGATCGAGGACCGGCGACTCGGCATCGACGCCGGGCTCGGCCAGCTCCGGTTGGACGCCACCGCCCCGGGCGGGCACGTGGCAGACCTGGTGGACGCGGTGGTCGAGCGGGTCGTCGAGCGTACCCGGCACGACGACGTGGCGGTGCTCGCGCTGGAGGCGGCCGAGGTGAACCGGTTCGCGCTGCGGCTGCCCGCCGACCCGACCCGGCTCGGCGTGCTGCGCAAACGGCTGGAGGACTTCCTGGTCGCCCACCGCGTCGGCGAGCACGACCGGTTCGACCTGACCGTGGCGATCTCCGAGGCGGCGGCGAACGCCATCGAGCACCCGGTCGAACCGATCGAGCCGGTGATCGACGTGGGGGTGACGATCGAGGGCGGCACCGTGACCGCCACGGTCCGGGACAGCGGCCGGTGGCGGGAGTCCACCGGATCGGGTTTCCGCGGTCGCGGGTTGGGGCTGATCAGGGCGCTCGGCGAGCTGACCGTGACCCGTACCGACGAGGGCACCGAGGTGGCGCTGCGCCGCCGGTTGGCGGGCTGA
- a CDS encoding STAS domain-containing protein: MDQGAAPPVFSAVAEVDGDQLRVVVTGEVDMATADAMYQAALREPARHVTLDLRAVTFFDSAAIHAVARLAQRFPGALSVLPSRQVRRVLDISGLGEQDWLQPD; this comes from the coding sequence GTGGATCAAGGGGCCGCACCACCCGTCTTCTCCGCGGTCGCGGAGGTCGACGGTGATCAGCTCCGGGTGGTGGTGACCGGCGAGGTCGACATGGCGACCGCCGACGCCATGTACCAGGCCGCGCTCCGCGAGCCGGCCCGTCACGTCACGCTCGACCTGCGGGCGGTCACCTTCTTCGACTCGGCCGCCATCCACGCGGTGGCCCGGCTGGCCCAGCGGTTCCCCGGGGCGCTCTCCGTGCTGCCGTCCCGGCAGGTACGCCGGGTGCTGGACATCTCCGGACTCGGCGAGCAGGACTGGCTCCAGCCCGACTGA
- the map gene encoding type I methionyl aminopeptidase, translating to MTVRAPLTPGTLSPWRAVPAHIPRPEYVGKKRPQEWRGSHVQTPETIEKMRVAGRLAAQATQLAGEHCKPGVTTDEIDKVVHEFLCDHGAYPSTLGYKGFPKSCCTSLNEVICHGIPDSTVLQDGDIINVDVTAYIGGVHGDTDATFCVGEVSEEARLLVERTHMAMMRGIKAVAPGRQINVIGRVIESYAKRFGYGVVRDFTGHGIGESFHSGLYVPHYDSPRPTDVMEPGMTFTIEPMITLGTYQYDMWDDGWTVVTKDRRWTAQFEHTVVVTDDGYEILTLP from the coding sequence ATGACCGTCCGTGCGCCGCTGACCCCAGGCACGCTCTCCCCGTGGCGGGCGGTGCCCGCCCACATCCCGCGCCCCGAGTACGTGGGCAAGAAGCGTCCGCAGGAGTGGCGGGGCTCGCACGTGCAGACCCCCGAGACCATCGAGAAGATGCGGGTCGCCGGCCGGCTCGCGGCCCAGGCCACCCAGCTCGCCGGTGAGCACTGCAAGCCGGGGGTGACCACCGACGAGATCGACAAGGTGGTCCACGAGTTCCTCTGCGACCACGGCGCGTACCCGTCGACGCTGGGCTACAAGGGCTTCCCGAAGTCCTGCTGCACCAGTCTCAACGAGGTGATCTGCCACGGCATCCCGGACTCGACCGTGCTCCAGGACGGCGACATCATCAACGTCGACGTCACCGCGTACATCGGCGGGGTGCACGGCGACACCGACGCCACGTTCTGCGTGGGCGAGGTGAGCGAGGAGGCCCGCCTGCTGGTCGAGCGGACCCACATGGCGATGATGCGCGGCATCAAGGCGGTCGCCCCGGGCCGGCAGATCAACGTGATCGGCCGGGTCATCGAGTCGTACGCCAAGCGGTTCGGCTACGGGGTGGTCCGGGACTTCACCGGCCACGGCATCGGCGAGTCCTTCCACAGTGGCCTCTACGTGCCGCACTACGACAGCCCGCGCCCGACCGACGTGATGGAGCCGGGCATGACGTTCACCATCGAGCCGATGATCACCCTCGGCACCTACCAGTACGACATGTGGGACGACGGCTGGACGGTGGTCACCAAGGACCGCCGGTGGACTGCCCAGTTCGAGCACACCGTCGTCGTGACCGACGACGGCTACGAGATCCTGACCCTGCCGTGA
- a CDS encoding VIT1/CCC1 transporter family protein: MTDTPAALREAHHADVSGGWLRPAVFGAMDGLVTNIALIAGVGGGGVSPHSIVLTGAAGLVAGAISMGLGEYTSVRSANEQVAAEVAKERRELERHPEAEARELAEAWVRRGLPRDLAMQVADAVRANPEEALRMHVREELGVDPDDQPSPWAAAISSFLCFSVGALVPLLTYLLGFTSLWLALGVGGVGLFVAGAIVARFTYRAWWSSGLRQLLLGGLAAAATYFIGTLIGVSGIG; this comes from the coding sequence GTGACCGACACCCCGGCCGCGCTGCGCGAGGCGCACCACGCGGACGTGTCCGGCGGCTGGCTGCGGCCGGCCGTGTTCGGCGCGATGGACGGCCTGGTCACCAACATCGCCCTGATCGCCGGTGTCGGCGGCGGCGGCGTCTCACCCCACAGCATCGTGCTGACCGGCGCCGCCGGGTTGGTCGCCGGCGCCATCTCCATGGGCCTGGGGGAGTACACCAGCGTCCGGTCGGCCAATGAGCAGGTGGCGGCGGAGGTGGCCAAGGAGCGGCGCGAGCTGGAACGGCACCCCGAGGCGGAGGCCCGCGAGCTGGCCGAGGCGTGGGTCCGCCGAGGGCTGCCCCGGGATCTGGCCATGCAGGTGGCCGACGCGGTCCGGGCCAACCCGGAAGAGGCGCTGCGCATGCACGTACGGGAGGAACTGGGCGTCGACCCCGACGACCAGCCGAGCCCGTGGGCGGCGGCGATCTCCTCGTTCCTCTGCTTCTCGGTCGGTGCGCTGGTTCCGCTGCTGACGTACCTGCTCGGCTTCACCAGCCTCTGGCTGGCGCTCGGCGTCGGCGGGGTGGGGCTCTTCGTGGCCGGCGCGATCGTGGCCCGGTTCACCTACCGCGCCTGGTGGTCCAGCGGCCTGCGGCAGCTCCTGCTCGGCGGCCTGGCCGCCGCCGCGACCTACTTCATCGGCACCCTGATCGGCGTCTCCGGCATCGGCTGA
- a CDS encoding FtsX-like permease family protein, whose protein sequence is MSRGRLAATLGSWRTALRIAHREARRARARTALVLAMIALPVLALSFAAATFDMTELTQAERLDRQLGAADAELRWTDVNAVRQDAWGENSWPVVAEPTPRARPATADEVRALLPPGSRVTRLRRWVQFQARVDDKLVSFDARAVDLTDPLTRPLAALRAGRRPTAPDEIAVSPAALRRLGVRLGEPVHTAEGATYVVVGVVEFPDNLREVVALRPESPLGPLSGSDESWLVDLPGSVDEALVDRLNGHGIVVTTRAPLPGREEAYTGPVLPDPEQASNAVLVGGLGLLEVVLLVGPAFAVGVRRRRRDLALVAVAGGDAGHLRRIVLADGVVLGAGGATLGLLLGVGAAFAGRPLVEHYLVQSRLGGYRVFPAALAAIAAVAVLAGLLAALAPAWTAARQDVVAGLAGRRHPPRHRRRWLLLGVLLTGAGSALAALGATQASPPVVLTGLILGELGLVFCTPTLIGLLARAGRLLPLAPRLALRDASRNRSSAAPAISAVMAAVAGSVAIGVYLASADARERTQWQPGLPPGQVLLVDTDAPGSRPQPPADEVAQRIRTVLPATAAVPLAVPACARPASPEDYCVTTTVLPEERRCPYEPGEAVTAAIRAEARADPRCVPPFRDPTNLYLPPLVDDGAALPGLTGATAEEIAAATRVLRAGGVVVTDPRQVVDGRVTLAVTHTAGGSAASATLPGYVLRGGLPIDRLLLSSSAAAAVGLVGEPFGYLVDMPTPPTAAQQERLTRELSRSASLVVQTERAPNGDQRPLLLLLAGAAALITVGAAGVATGLAAAEGRRDLSTLAAVGADPRVRRVLSLCQAGVIAGLGSVLGILAGLGSAAIIMASLNRRYAQSWPIQDPYPLAVPGLTLAVLVVVPLVAMLGAGLLTRSRLPIERRLD, encoded by the coding sequence GTGAGCCGGGGCCGGCTGGCCGCCACGCTCGGCTCGTGGCGGACCGCGCTGCGCATCGCCCACCGCGAGGCCCGTCGGGCGCGCGCTCGTACGGCGCTGGTGCTGGCGATGATCGCGCTGCCCGTGCTGGCGCTGAGCTTCGCCGCGGCGACCTTTGACATGACGGAGCTCACCCAGGCCGAACGGCTGGACCGCCAGCTCGGCGCGGCCGACGCCGAGCTGCGCTGGACGGATGTGAACGCGGTCAGGCAGGACGCGTGGGGGGAGAACTCCTGGCCGGTCGTGGCCGAGCCGACGCCCCGGGCCCGCCCGGCGACCGCCGACGAGGTCCGCGCCCTGCTGCCGCCCGGCAGCCGGGTCACCCGGCTCCGCCGCTGGGTTCAGTTCCAGGCACGGGTCGACGACAAGCTCGTCTCGTTCGACGCGCGGGCCGTCGACCTCACCGACCCGCTCACCCGCCCCCTCGCGGCGCTGCGCGCCGGCCGGCGGCCCACCGCCCCCGACGAGATCGCGGTCAGCCCGGCCGCGCTGCGCCGGTTGGGCGTACGGCTCGGCGAGCCGGTGCACACGGCCGAGGGCGCGACGTACGTGGTGGTCGGGGTGGTGGAGTTCCCGGACAACCTGCGCGAGGTGGTGGCGCTGCGCCCGGAGAGCCCGCTCGGACCGCTGAGCGGGTCCGACGAGAGCTGGCTGGTGGACCTGCCCGGGTCGGTGGACGAGGCGCTGGTGGACCGGCTCAACGGGCACGGGATCGTGGTGACCACCCGGGCCCCGCTGCCCGGCCGGGAGGAGGCGTACACCGGTCCGGTGTTGCCCGACCCGGAGCAGGCGAGCAATGCGGTGCTGGTCGGCGGGCTCGGCCTGCTGGAGGTGGTGCTGCTGGTCGGCCCGGCCTTCGCGGTCGGCGTACGCCGGCGCCGCCGCGACCTGGCCCTGGTGGCGGTCGCCGGCGGGGACGCCGGGCACCTGCGCCGGATCGTGCTCGCCGACGGGGTGGTGCTCGGCGCGGGCGGGGCGACGCTCGGGCTGCTGCTCGGGGTCGGCGCGGCGTTCGCCGGCCGGCCGCTCGTCGAGCACTACCTGGTGCAGTCCCGCCTCGGCGGATACCGGGTCTTCCCGGCCGCCCTGGCCGCGATCGCCGCGGTGGCGGTACTGGCCGGGCTGCTGGCCGCGCTGGCACCGGCGTGGACCGCCGCCCGGCAGGACGTGGTGGCCGGCCTCGCCGGTCGGCGCCATCCGCCCCGACACCGCCGCCGCTGGCTGCTGCTCGGGGTGCTGCTCACCGGGGCCGGCTCCGCCCTCGCCGCGCTGGGCGCCACCCAGGCCAGCCCACCGGTCGTCCTGACCGGGCTCATCCTCGGCGAACTGGGCCTGGTCTTCTGCACCCCGACGCTGATCGGGCTGCTCGCCCGGGCGGGACGGCTGCTGCCGCTGGCGCCCCGGCTCGCGCTGCGCGACGCCAGCCGCAACCGTTCCTCGGCCGCGCCGGCCATCTCCGCCGTGATGGCGGCGGTCGCCGGCAGCGTGGCCATCGGTGTCTACCTGGCCAGCGCCGACGCCCGGGAGCGTACGCAGTGGCAGCCGGGCCTCCCGCCGGGGCAGGTCCTGCTGGTTGACACCGACGCGCCGGGAAGCCGCCCCCAGCCGCCGGCCGACGAGGTCGCGCAGCGGATCCGGACCGTGTTGCCGGCCACCGCGGCCGTCCCGCTCGCCGTGCCGGCCTGCGCGCGACCCGCGTCCCCGGAGGACTACTGCGTGACCACCACCGTGCTCCCGGAGGAGCGGCGCTGCCCGTACGAGCCGGGCGAGGCGGTCACCGCCGCCATCCGCGCCGAGGCGCGGGCCGACCCACGCTGCGTACCGCCCTTCCGCGATCCGACCAACCTCTATCTGCCGCCGTTGGTGGACGACGGCGCGGCGCTGCCCGGGCTCACCGGCGCGACAGCGGAGGAGATCGCCGCCGCGACCCGGGTGCTCCGGGCAGGCGGGGTGGTGGTCACCGACCCGCGTCAGGTGGTGGACGGTCGGGTGACGCTCGCCGTCACCCACACCGCCGGGGGCTCGGCGGCCAGCGCCACGCTGCCCGGTTACGTGCTGCGCGGCGGGCTCCCCATCGACCGGCTGCTCCTCTCCTCGTCGGCGGCGGCCGCGGTCGGCCTCGTCGGCGAGCCGTTCGGCTACCTGGTCGACATGCCGACCCCGCCCACCGCCGCCCAGCAGGAGCGGCTCACCAGGGAGCTGTCCCGGTCGGCGTCGCTGGTCGTGCAGACGGAGCGGGCGCCGAACGGAGACCAGCGGCCGCTGCTGCTCCTGCTGGCGGGCGCCGCCGCCTTGATCACCGTGGGCGCGGCCGGGGTGGCCACCGGCCTCGCCGCCGCCGAGGGCCGCCGGGACCTGTCCACCCTCGCCGCGGTCGGCGCCGACCCGCGGGTACGCCGGGTGTTGTCGCTCTGCCAGGCCGGGGTGATCGCCGGGCTCGGCTCGGTGCTCGGCATCCTGGCCGGCCTCGGCTCGGCGGCCATCATCATGGCCTCCCTGAACCGCCGGTACGCGCAGTCGTGGCCGATCCAGGACCCGTACCCGCTGGCGGTGCCCGGCCTGACCCTCGCCGTGCTGGTGGTGGTGCCGCTGGTGGCCATGCTCGGCGCGGGGCTGCTCACCCGCTCCCGACTCCCGATCGAACGTCGCCTCGACTGA
- a CDS encoding ABC transporter ATP-binding protein, whose product MSARSEVLELRDVHRTHGVGEAAVHALRGISLTVRAGELVAVMGPSGSGKSTLLALAGGLDRPTDGEVLVEGESFAGLTARELARLRRRRIGYVFQDLNLLGSLTALENVALPLELDGAGVRTARRAARTALAEVGVAALGDRFPDQMSGGQQQRVAIARALVGERRLVLADEPTGALDSQAGEAVLHLLRRRVDAGAAGVLVTHEARHAGWADRVVFLRDGVLVDSTAPLAGVEQLLTGSGR is encoded by the coding sequence GTGAGCGCGAGGAGCGAGGTGCTGGAGCTGCGGGACGTGCACCGCACCCATGGCGTCGGCGAGGCGGCCGTGCACGCGCTGCGCGGGATCAGCCTGACCGTTCGGGCCGGCGAACTGGTGGCGGTGATGGGCCCGTCGGGCTCCGGCAAGTCGACGCTGCTGGCGCTCGCCGGCGGGCTGGACCGCCCCACCGACGGTGAGGTGCTGGTCGAGGGGGAGTCGTTCGCCGGCCTCACCGCGCGCGAGCTGGCTCGGCTGCGCCGCCGCCGGATCGGGTACGTCTTCCAGGACCTGAATCTGCTCGGCAGCCTCACCGCGCTGGAGAACGTGGCGCTGCCCCTGGAACTCGACGGCGCCGGGGTCCGCACGGCCCGCAGGGCGGCCCGGACCGCGCTGGCCGAGGTGGGGGTGGCCGCGCTCGGCGACCGGTTCCCGGACCAGATGTCCGGCGGCCAGCAGCAGCGGGTGGCGATCGCCCGGGCGCTCGTCGGCGAGCGCCGGCTGGTCCTCGCCGACGAACCCACCGGGGCGCTCGACTCGCAGGCCGGGGAGGCGGTGCTGCACCTGCTGCGCCGCCGGGTGGACGCCGGCGCGGCGGGGGTGCTGGTCACCCACGAGGCGCGGCACGCCGGCTGGGCCGACCGGGTGGTGTTCCTCCGGGACGGGGTTCTGGTGGACTCGACGGCGCCGCTGGCCGGCGTCGAGCAGCTGCTCACCGGCAGCGGGCGGTGA
- a CDS encoding PadR family transcriptional regulator: MSIRHGLLALLERGQMYGYQLRAAFEESTGSTWPLNIGQVYTTLSRLERDGLVRPLPENDGGQRPYEITDAGRADLALWFATPISHADRPRDELSIKLALALTTPGVDVRAVVQTQRSATMRALQELTRLKYASDKPEDLPWRLVLDAMIFQAEAEIRWLDHCETSLVRYRPAPSRPSLSAEAVDRADEEARR, encoded by the coding sequence ATGTCCATCCGTCACGGCCTGCTCGCGTTGCTCGAACGCGGCCAGATGTACGGCTACCAGCTGCGCGCCGCGTTCGAGGAGTCGACCGGCTCGACCTGGCCGCTGAACATCGGGCAGGTCTACACCACCCTCTCCCGCCTGGAACGCGACGGCCTGGTCCGGCCGCTGCCGGAGAACGACGGCGGGCAACGGCCGTACGAGATCACCGACGCCGGGCGGGCGGACCTGGCCCTCTGGTTCGCCACCCCGATCAGCCACGCCGACCGCCCCCGGGACGAGCTGTCGATCAAGCTGGCCCTGGCCCTGACCACCCCGGGGGTGGACGTCCGCGCGGTGGTGCAGACCCAGCGCAGCGCGACCATGCGCGCGTTGCAGGAGTTGACCCGGTTGAAGTACGCCAGCGACAAGCCGGAGGACCTGCCCTGGCGCCTGGTGCTGGACGCGATGATCTTCCAGGCCGAGGCGGAGATCCGCTGGCTCGACCACTGCGAGACCAGCCTGGTCCGCTACCGCCCCGCCCCGAGCCGGCCATCCCTGTCCGCCGAGGCGGTGGACCGGGCCGACGAGGAGGCCCGGCGGTGA
- a CDS encoding ferritin-like domain-containing protein: MIPRTAPTGSAQALTEALAAEYAAIWAYGVIGVHLADAARSAARSAETAHRARRDALILQLSEGGTQVPADQAGYALPYPVTDKASALKLAVEIEERTAGHWRAALPHTTGADRNRALAALTDCAVRATRWRRTAGMTPVTVPFPGRSA, from the coding sequence GTGATTCCCCGTACCGCACCGACCGGGTCGGCCCAGGCGTTGACCGAAGCCCTCGCCGCCGAGTACGCCGCCATCTGGGCGTACGGGGTGATCGGCGTGCACCTCGCCGACGCGGCCCGCTCCGCCGCCCGTTCCGCCGAGACGGCCCACCGGGCCCGCCGGGACGCCCTCATCCTCCAGTTGAGCGAGGGTGGCACCCAGGTCCCCGCCGACCAGGCCGGGTACGCCCTGCCCTATCCGGTGACCGACAAGGCGAGCGCGCTGAAGCTGGCGGTGGAGATCGAGGAGCGGACCGCCGGCCACTGGCGGGCGGCCCTGCCGCACACCACCGGGGCCGACCGGAACCGGGCCCTCGCGGCGCTGACCGACTGCGCGGTACGGGCCACCCGCTGGCGGCGTACCGCCGGAATGACCCCGGTCACCGTCCCGTTCCCCGGCCGGTCGGCCTGA